In Mesorhizobium sp., one DNA window encodes the following:
- a CDS encoding cystathionine beta-lyase, translating into MAGSKQRFGINTQLAHSGHDPRDFHGFVNPPVVHASTVLFPDAHTMASRNQKYTYGTRGTPTTDALASAIDQLEGSAGTIIVPSGLAAVTVPLLAFLSAGDHILITDSVYNPTRRFADTMLARLGVETQYYDPLIGGGIAALIKPNTKVVFTESPASNTFEVQDIPAISAAAHAAGAIVMMDNTWATPLYFKPLDFGVDVSIHAATKYPGGHSDVLLGTVSANPACWPKLHEAFLTLGCCAGPDDVYQVLRGLRTMGVRLEHHQKSTLDIARWLETQPGVARVLHPALESFPGHDIWKRDFSGSSGIFSIVLDGGGEKQAHAFLDALEIFGLGYSWGGYESLAVNVFLGDRTIAKGPYEGPVIRLQIGLEDVEDLKADISRGLAAAAR; encoded by the coding sequence ATGGCAGGCAGCAAGCAGAGATTCGGCATAAACACCCAGCTCGCGCATTCCGGCCACGACCCGCGCGACTTTCATGGTTTCGTCAATCCGCCGGTCGTGCACGCCTCCACGGTCCTGTTCCCCGACGCGCACACGATGGCGTCGCGCAACCAGAAATACACGTACGGCACGCGCGGAACGCCGACCACCGATGCCCTGGCCTCGGCGATCGACCAGCTCGAAGGCTCGGCCGGGACGATCATCGTGCCGTCGGGCCTCGCCGCGGTCACAGTGCCCCTGCTTGCCTTCCTGTCCGCCGGCGATCACATCCTGATCACCGATTCCGTCTACAATCCGACGCGCCGCTTCGCCGACACGATGCTGGCGCGGCTGGGCGTCGAGACGCAGTATTACGATCCGCTGATCGGCGGCGGCATTGCGGCGCTGATCAAGCCGAACACGAAGGTCGTGTTCACCGAATCGCCAGCCTCGAACACGTTCGAGGTGCAGGACATCCCCGCGATCAGCGCGGCCGCGCACGCCGCCGGTGCGATCGTGATGATGGACAATACCTGGGCGACGCCGCTCTATTTCAAGCCGCTCGACTTCGGCGTGGACGTCTCGATCCATGCGGCGACGAAATACCCGGGCGGACATTCGGACGTGCTGCTCGGAACCGTCTCGGCCAATCCGGCCTGCTGGCCGAAACTGCACGAGGCCTTCCTGACACTCGGCTGTTGCGCCGGACCGGACGACGTCTACCAGGTGCTGCGCGGCCTCAGGACGATGGGCGTGAGGCTGGAGCACCATCAGAAAAGCACGCTCGACATAGCCCGCTGGCTGGAAACCCAGCCCGGCGTGGCGCGCGTGCTGCACCCGGCGCTGGAGAGCTTTCCGGGCCATGACATCTGGAAGCGCGATTTCTCCGGCTCCAGCGGCATCTTCTCGATCGTGCTCGACGGCGGCGGCGAGAAACAGGCGCATGCCTTCCTCGACGCGCTCGAAATCTTCGGCCTTGGCTATTCCTGGGGCGGCTACGAGAGCCTCGCCGTCAACGTCTTCCTCGGCGACCGCACCATCGCCAAAGGCCCTTACGAAGGGCCCGTCATCCGCCTCCAGATCGGCCTCGAGGATGTCGAGGATCTGAAGGCGGACATTTCGCGGGGGCTGGCGGCGGCGGCGCGCTGA
- a CDS encoding HNH endonuclease, translating to MSAHRAALSLYTGELPDNSIHAAHAPEICHNRLCVNPLHLRWATATENEADKRIDGTKGEGPYSARAKFSAEQVTAIRADPRPTSVISRELGVSEFPIHCIKHRKTYRNVP from the coding sequence ATGTCGGCTCATCGCGCCGCCTTGTCCCTCTACACTGGGGAATTGCCCGACAATTCGATCCATGCCGCCCACGCACCGGAGATTTGTCACAATCGCCTTTGCGTCAACCCACTACATCTTAGGTGGGCAACCGCCACCGAGAACGAAGCCGACAAACGCATCGACGGCACGAAGGGCGAAGGACCCTATTCGGCGCGCGCAAAGTTCAGTGCGGAGCAGGTTACGGCAATCCGCGCTGACCCGCGCCCAACCTCAGTAATAAGTCGCGAGCTCGGCGTTAGCGAATTTCCCATCCATTGCATCAAGCACCGAAAGACGTATCGCAATGTGCCCTAG
- a CDS encoding AP2 domain-containing protein, translating to METVPLAASKDRRRKIEIVGDEARVHLTQGKIAVIDSADIGLIDMHNWYAVRDHHTFYAVVHAKDEDGVARRLLMHQVLGPKGAQIVDHADGDGLNNRRSNLRAASFAQNQWNKRKAKNNTSGFKGVRYADWARGEKKWRAQIMKDHKYISLGYHLTPEDAAKAYDEAAMRLFSDFARPNDGPEVCHR from the coding sequence ATGGAGACAGTGCCGCTTGCCGCAAGCAAAGACAGGCGGAGGAAAATAGAAATCGTAGGCGACGAGGCGCGCGTCCATCTTACGCAAGGCAAAATTGCGGTAATCGATTCGGCGGACATCGGCCTAATCGATATGCACAATTGGTATGCGGTTAGAGATCATCATACATTCTACGCGGTTGTCCATGCCAAAGACGAAGATGGTGTGGCGCGCCGCCTATTGATGCATCAGGTCTTGGGGCCAAAGGGCGCTCAAATAGTCGATCACGCTGACGGTGACGGCTTAAACAACCGAAGGTCCAATCTTCGCGCTGCGTCATTCGCTCAAAACCAGTGGAATAAACGCAAAGCCAAAAACAACACCAGTGGTTTCAAGGGGGTGCGGTATGCGGATTGGGCGCGTGGCGAAAAAAAGTGGCGCGCTCAGATTATGAAAGATCATAAATACATTTCGCTTGGATATCATCTCACACCAGAAGATGCCGCGAAAGCTTATGACGAAGCGGCAATGAGACTGTTTAGCGATTTTGCTCGCCCAAATGATGGGCCGGAGGTGTGCCATCGCTAG
- a CDS encoding phage capsid protein codes for MSVEAAVIHYKKDFVPAFEQRSSFLKAMATKESVMNGNTATFLVSGSGGDTAVTRGTNGLIPYGNPTNSQPTATLVEKHAPYKLTGFNVFASQGDQVRIMRDASIAAINRDIDLTMLAELANATQDFGTGTASLATVLGAQAILGNNDVPVEDEANMFAIISPAFRGYLMQTTEFANGDYVDVKQFSGPARRMWRWNGVNWVVSSRITGLGTSAEICYMFHRSAIGYAVAIGEEKIFAGYNEEQAYSWSRAEVFHGAKILQNTGIVKITHDGSAFVAT; via the coding sequence ATGTCGGTCGAAGCCGCAGTGATTCACTACAAGAAAGATTTCGTGCCGGCGTTTGAGCAGCGCTCCAGCTTCCTCAAGGCGATGGCGACGAAAGAATCCGTGATGAACGGAAACACGGCCACGTTCCTCGTGTCCGGCTCCGGCGGAGATACCGCCGTCACCCGTGGGACCAACGGTCTCATCCCCTATGGGAACCCGACCAATTCGCAGCCCACCGCGACGCTGGTTGAAAAGCATGCACCCTACAAGCTCACGGGCTTCAACGTGTTTGCATCCCAGGGCGATCAGGTCCGCATCATGCGCGACGCATCGATTGCCGCGATCAATCGCGACATCGATCTGACCATGCTTGCCGAACTGGCAAACGCAACTCAGGACTTCGGCACGGGCACTGCCTCGCTGGCGACTGTTCTGGGCGCGCAGGCCATTCTCGGCAACAACGACGTGCCGGTTGAAGATGAGGCGAACATGTTCGCGATCATCTCGCCTGCGTTCCGTGGCTACCTCATGCAGACCACCGAATTTGCCAACGGCGACTATGTCGACGTGAAGCAATTCTCTGGCCCTGCACGGCGTATGTGGCGCTGGAATGGTGTGAACTGGGTCGTCTCCAGCCGCATCACCGGTCTCGGGACCTCGGCGGAAATCTGCTACATGTTCCACCGCTCGGCCATCGGCTACGCGGTTGCGATCGGTGAAGAGAAGATCTTCGCCGGCTACAACGAGGAACAGGCCTATTCGTGGTCGCGTGCAGAGGTCTTCCACGGCGCGAAAATCCTCCAGAACACCGGCATCGTGAAGATCACTCACGACGGCTCGGCGTTCGTTGCCACGTAA